The following coding sequences are from one uncultured Desulfobacter sp. window:
- a CDS encoding iron-containing alcohol dehydrogenase, with amino-acid sequence MAGREAVYGFFIPTVTLMGIGAHKELCNQMKSLGVSKPFIVADKGITACGLTKQICDLLEEGMGTKAVVYDETVPNPTDKNVAEGVEIYKKSGCDMIITLGGGSSHDCGKGIGIVSTNGGTIHDFEGVDKSTKAMPPFIAINTTAGTGSEMTRFCIITDTGRKVKMAIVDWRVTPAIAINDPLLMMGMPPALTAATGMDALTHSVEAYVSTIATPVTDACAIKAIELIADNLRPVVANGQDIVARDNMAYAEYLAGMAFNNASLGHVHAMAHQLGGYYDLPHGVCNAILLPHVSEFNLIAKLDRFADIAVALGENIDGLSIRDAAELALEAIRQLSADVGIPANLTELGVKTEDLKIMAENAQKDACGLTNPRTPTLDDVINIYKAAL; translated from the coding sequence ATGGCAGGAAGAGAAGCAGTTTATGGTTTTTTTATTCCAACAGTTACCCTGATGGGTATTGGTGCGCACAAAGAACTTTGTAACCAGATGAAAAGCCTTGGTGTTTCAAAGCCTTTCATTGTCGCAGACAAGGGGATTACCGCTTGTGGTCTGACCAAACAGATTTGTGATTTGCTCGAAGAGGGCATGGGCACGAAGGCTGTGGTGTATGACGAAACCGTTCCCAATCCAACCGATAAAAATGTTGCCGAAGGAGTTGAAATTTATAAAAAAAGCGGTTGTGACATGATCATTACCCTGGGCGGGGGAAGTTCCCATGACTGCGGCAAAGGCATTGGTATTGTATCGACCAACGGCGGTACGATCCATGATTTTGAAGGTGTTGATAAATCGACTAAAGCGATGCCTCCGTTTATCGCGATCAACACCACTGCAGGTACCGGCAGCGAAATGACCCGGTTCTGCATCATCACCGATACCGGTCGAAAGGTCAAAATGGCAATTGTGGACTGGCGCGTGACCCCTGCCATTGCGATCAATGATCCGCTGCTTATGATGGGGATGCCGCCGGCGTTGACTGCTGCGACCGGGATGGATGCATTGACCCATTCAGTGGAAGCATACGTCTCCACCATTGCAACCCCCGTCACCGATGCGTGTGCCATCAAAGCCATTGAGCTCATTGCCGACAATCTGAGACCGGTGGTTGCCAACGGCCAGGATATCGTCGCCAGAGACAATATGGCCTATGCCGAATACCTGGCCGGGATGGCCTTCAATAATGCCAGTCTTGGACATGTCCATGCCATGGCGCATCAGTTGGGTGGTTACTATGACTTGCCCCATGGCGTCTGCAACGCCATCTTGCTGCCCCACGTCTCCGAATTTAATTTGATTGCCAAACTGGACCGGTTTGCAGACATTGCCGTGGCTTTAGGCGAGAATATTGACGGACTTTCCATCCGCGATGCTGCAGAATTGGCCCTGGAGGCGATCCGCCAATTGTCTGCCGATGTGGGCATCCCGGCAAATTTAACCGAACTGGGTGTCAAGACTGAAGATTTAAAAATCATGGCGGAAAATGCCCAGAAAGATGCCTGCGGTCTTACAAATCCCAGAACCCCGACTTTGGATGACGTGATCAACATCTATAAGGCGGCGCTGTAA
- a CDS encoding GntR family transcriptional regulator, which produces MGAKNKKTKDDFTLEAYNGIRRMFFLNEIIPGQKISYGDLAKRLNMSTTPVIQALKRLEIQGLVRHEPNRGYYTENISLSEVIEIYDFRQLIEVSLLPDTISGMTKAKLKKLKKALDNHLDAVRDIFLKDRLLKDMEFHMTLAKLSGNRIKVACLKDLFDLLYLKYRGNVLFVTPMERVDAEHARLYDDIAAGNLEGARDVLARHIANVKEHAVSSIERMKHEKHTNI; this is translated from the coding sequence ATGGGAGCAAAGAATAAAAAAACCAAAGATGATTTTACATTGGAGGCGTATAACGGCATCCGGCGCATGTTTTTTTTAAACGAAATCATCCCGGGTCAGAAGATCTCCTACGGAGACCTGGCCAAACGCCTGAATATGAGTACCACCCCGGTGATTCAAGCCCTCAAACGTCTTGAGATTCAGGGGTTGGTCCGCCATGAGCCCAACCGGGGATATTATACGGAAAACATCAGCCTTTCAGAGGTCATCGAGATTTACGATTTCAGGCAACTCATTGAGGTTTCCCTGTTACCGGATACTATTTCAGGCATGACCAAGGCAAAACTCAAAAAATTGAAAAAGGCCCTGGACAATCATCTGGATGCGGTCCGGGATATTTTTTTAAAGGACCGGCTGCTCAAGGATATGGAATTTCACATGACGTTGGCAAAATTGTCCGGCAATCGCATAAAGGTGGCCTGTTTAAAGGACCTGTTTGACCTGCTCTACCTGAAATACCGGGGCAACGTTCTGTTCGTCACCCCCATGGAGCGGGTGGATGCCGAGCACGCCCGGCTATATGATGATATTGCCGCAGGGAACCTGGAAGGGGCAAGGGATGTGCTGGCCCGCCACATTGCCAATGTCAAAGAACACGCCGTCTCAAGTATTGAGCGGATGAAGCATGAGAAACATACAAACATATAA
- a CDS encoding transketolase C-terminal domain-containing protein, with amino-acid sequence MALAFMEGNEAVARGAIAAGCNFFAGYPITPATTIFNNMLKMLPPKGGICMQGEDEIASMGYCIGAAMAGKKALTATSGPGISLYSENISFAVGSEIPLVIVDVQRLGPSTGSATRGADADIQFMRWGNTGGVPVIVLAPMDVKECYTLTFTAFNYAERFRCPVFIASNKEIGMTKETFDMDTLVLPEIIERTRFEGQQFLPFAADPDKAPAFLPIGGSTLVRQTSSTHGPDGYITIDPDAIAAAQQRLRNKIHTFRDEISLYEEKRLPGTDILVISYGITSRAVDDAAKAMAEKGRPVSTLSLKTIWPVPEQVLVDAARQFSRILVVEMNLGQYVNEIRRVICGKKIDFYGQMNGALISPAKIMEAIDNA; translated from the coding sequence ATGGCATTAGCATTCATGGAAGGCAATGAGGCCGTTGCCCGGGGTGCCATCGCAGCAGGCTGCAATTTTTTTGCCGGATACCCCATTACCCCGGCTACTACAATCTTCAATAATATGCTTAAAATGCTGCCGCCCAAAGGCGGTATCTGTATGCAGGGGGAAGATGAGATCGCGTCGATGGGATATTGCATCGGTGCCGCCATGGCCGGGAAAAAGGCGCTTACCGCCACCTCCGGCCCCGGTATCAGCCTCTACTCGGAAAACATCTCCTTTGCCGTGGGCAGTGAAATCCCCCTGGTCATTGTGGATGTGCAGCGCTTGGGTCCGTCTACAGGCTCCGCCACCCGGGGGGCGGATGCCGATATCCAGTTCATGCGCTGGGGCAATACCGGCGGTGTCCCGGTCATTGTACTGGCCCCCATGGATGTAAAAGAGTGCTATACGCTGACTTTTACGGCCTTCAACTATGCCGAACGGTTCCGGTGCCCGGTATTTATCGCGTCCAACAAAGAGATCGGCATGACCAAGGAGACCTTTGACATGGATACCCTTGTGCTGCCCGAAATAATTGAGCGAACCCGGTTTGAAGGCCAACAATTTCTTCCCTTTGCCGCAGATCCGGACAAAGCGCCTGCGTTTCTTCCCATCGGCGGGTCAACTCTGGTGCGCCAGACCTCCTCCACCCATGGCCCGGACGGGTATATTACCATTGATCCGGACGCCATTGCCGCCGCCCAACAGCGTCTGAGGAATAAAATTCACACGTTTAGGGATGAAATTTCCCTGTATGAAGAAAAGCGTTTACCCGGCACCGACATCCTGGTGATCTCCTACGGTATTACCAGCCGGGCCGTGGATGATGCGGCAAAGGCCATGGCCGAAAAAGGCCGCCCCGTTTCCACCCTCTCCCTTAAGACCATATGGCCGGTCCCCGAACAAGTCTTGGTAGACGCTGCCCGGCAATTTTCCCGAATCCTTGTGGTGGAGATGAACCTGGGACAGTATGTCAACGAGATCCGAAGGGTGATTTGTGGCAAAAAGATTGATTTTTACGGTCAGATGAACGGGGCATTAATTTCCCCGGCAAAAATTATGGAGGCCATTGACAATGCATAG
- a CDS encoding thiamine pyrophosphate-dependent enzyme, with the protein MHSFLNENRPPVFCPGCTHDRITKSLNKTFENMGLAPDKIVIVTDIGCSGLFDTFFNVHALHGVHGRALTYGMGLKMSDPSLNVIVTMGDGGLGIGGAHVLSACRKNLDMTLIILNNFNFGMTGGQYSTTTPEDAVVGSEFLNQAEVPIDICKVAKASGATYVSRYSGMDARLPEELERAIRHKGFSVVETLGLCTGRYTKRNKLTPKTIDEMILSAPPAGGLIQENQRQEYGERYRELAAEKTKFPEPLIIEKKFEPLENRSWKIIILGSAGMRIITAGDIICHAGISAGFNASIKNDYNITVLRGQSVSEILLAPDPIGYTGLDSPDVVLALSDEGVDRRQKIFAGLSPETFVLKEKSVSIPATRALVEEIDFKTLKIARQDWALASLGILAKKKVGLTEEMLLSALKHRFNPKVLALAEETLNKVI; encoded by the coding sequence ATGCATAGCTTTCTGAATGAAAACCGCCCCCCGGTATTCTGCCCGGGCTGCACCCATGACCGGATCACCAAAAGCCTGAATAAAACCTTTGAGAACATGGGCCTTGCCCCGGATAAAATCGTTATCGTTACGGACATCGGATGCTCGGGCCTGTTTGACACCTTTTTCAATGTCCATGCCCTGCACGGGGTCCATGGCCGGGCACTGACCTATGGCATGGGACTAAAGATGTCGGATCCTTCGTTGAACGTCATTGTAACCATGGGAGACGGCGGTCTCGGCATTGGCGGTGCCCATGTGCTCTCCGCATGCAGAAAAAATCTGGATATGACCCTGATTATTTTGAACAACTTCAACTTCGGCATGACAGGGGGCCAATATTCGACGACCACGCCCGAAGACGCTGTGGTGGGGTCGGAATTTCTCAACCAGGCCGAAGTCCCCATTGATATCTGCAAAGTGGCAAAGGCATCAGGGGCCACCTATGTTTCCCGGTACTCGGGTATGGATGCCCGGCTCCCCGAAGAACTTGAACGGGCCATCCGCCACAAAGGGTTTTCAGTGGTAGAGACCCTAGGCCTTTGCACGGGCAGATACACCAAACGCAATAAGCTCACCCCCAAAACCATCGACGAAATGATCCTGTCCGCCCCGCCTGCGGGAGGACTTATTCAGGAAAACCAACGCCAGGAATACGGCGAACGCTACCGAGAACTGGCGGCAGAAAAAACAAAATTCCCAGAACCGTTAATCATTGAAAAAAAATTTGAACCACTGGAAAACCGGAGCTGGAAAATTATCATTTTAGGGTCTGCGGGCATGCGCATTATCACGGCCGGTGATATTATATGCCATGCGGGTATTTCCGCCGGATTCAACGCCTCCATCAAAAATGACTATAATATTACTGTACTGCGCGGGCAGTCCGTTTCTGAAATATTGCTTGCCCCAGATCCCATCGGCTATACAGGCCTGGATTCACCGGACGTGGTACTGGCACTAAGTGACGAAGGGGTTGACCGCAGACAAAAAATATTTGCCGGGTTGAGTCCTGAGACTTTTGTATTAAAAGAAAAAAGTGTTAGCATCCCGGCCACTAGGGCCCTGGTAGAAGAGATTGATTTCAAGACGTTGAAAATCGCCAGGCAGGACTGGGCTCTGGCATCCTTGGGGATTTTAGCGAAAAAAAAGGTGGGCCTGACAGAAGAGATGCTGCTTTCAGCCCTTAAACATAGATTCAATCCCAAGGTGCTCGCCCTGGCCGAAGAGACCCTTAACAAAGTGATCTGA
- a CDS encoding AMP-binding protein produces MTLQSFYKEVMALNEIQDMPQREIQAKTFFEKLNSAEMPQTFNWAQEVFEDIHVKERPDQPALIWADLHTDEEQQYTYAQLAENGNKMLNFLRTKNVEKGDNLYMLTPIVPETWFASFAAIKGGLVAVPTATTMTEREIQFRFEAYPPNVIVAHESLADLVDDALAKAGCTPKAKIILGAKEGWTSYPEIAEESAQASPATINSEDVLFCFFTSGTTGLPKRVGHSAISYPLGHMSTAVILGLEPGGIHHNLSAPGWAKWAWSSFFSPFNVGGTATGFNFTTLDIKKYLNLVAKYKVTSFCAPPTAWRAFVGLDLKAYDFSNLKYSLSAGEPLNPEVIDQWQEATGTEIRDFYGQTESTAMIGNPPWMEGKMRLGSFGYPSFMYDVILTDDEGKEITEPDTTGHIVIRLSNWRAIGLFQEYIDNEAKTSEAFKHGMYFTGDKATFDKDGYWWFVGRADDVIKSSDYRVGPFEVESALIEHPAVMETAVVGVPDPKRHQLVKAFVILVPGQKPSKDLALELFKHTIEALAKFKIPRIIEFVEVLPKTISGKIRRIELRENEESKTAGQETEFFYHQFPELSSRNK; encoded by the coding sequence ATGACGTTGCAAAGCTTTTATAAAGAGGTGATGGCGCTCAATGAAATTCAGGACATGCCCCAGCGCGAAATCCAGGCAAAAACATTTTTTGAAAAACTGAATTCAGCCGAAATGCCCCAAACCTTTAACTGGGCCCAGGAAGTTTTCGAAGATATACACGTCAAAGAACGCCCGGACCAGCCGGCCCTTATCTGGGCAGACCTGCATACGGACGAAGAACAACAGTATACGTATGCCCAGCTGGCGGAAAACGGAAACAAGATGTTGAACTTTCTGCGTACAAAGAACGTCGAAAAGGGCGACAATCTTTATATGCTGACCCCCATTGTCCCTGAAACCTGGTTTGCCTCCTTTGCTGCAATCAAAGGCGGTCTTGTTGCCGTGCCCACAGCCACCACCATGACCGAACGCGAAATCCAGTTCCGTTTCGAGGCCTATCCGCCCAATGTTATAGTTGCCCATGAGAGCCTGGCCGATCTGGTGGACGATGCCCTGGCCAAAGCCGGTTGTACACCAAAGGCCAAAATTATCCTTGGGGCAAAAGAGGGGTGGACATCCTATCCCGAGATCGCAGAAGAATCCGCCCAGGCATCCCCCGCAACCATCAACAGTGAGGATGTTCTGTTCTGCTTTTTTACCTCCGGCACCACAGGGCTTCCCAAGCGGGTGGGCCACTCGGCCATCTCCTACCCCCTGGGCCATATGTCAACGGCTGTGATCCTCGGTCTTGAACCCGGCGGGATCCATCACAACCTGAGTGCACCCGGGTGGGCCAAATGGGCATGGAGCAGTTTTTTTTCCCCATTTAACGTCGGCGGCACCGCCACAGGTTTTAATTTCACCACCCTGGATATTAAAAAATATCTTAACTTGGTGGCCAAATATAAGGTCACTTCATTCTGCGCCCCCCCCACGGCCTGGCGTGCCTTTGTGGGCCTTGACCTGAAAGCCTATGATTTTTCAAACCTGAAGTACTCCTTGAGTGCCGGCGAACCATTGAACCCGGAAGTCATTGACCAGTGGCAGGAGGCCACGGGCACTGAAATCCGCGATTTTTACGGCCAGACCGAGTCCACGGCCATGATTGGCAATCCGCCCTGGATGGAGGGTAAAATGCGCCTGGGCTCTTTTGGATATCCGTCATTCATGTACGATGTCATCTTAACCGATGATGAAGGCAAAGAGATCACGGAACCCGACACCACCGGACACATCGTCATCCGTCTTTCCAACTGGCGCGCCATTGGACTGTTCCAGGAATATATTGATAACGAAGCAAAAACATCCGAAGCATTTAAACACGGCATGTATTTCACCGGAGACAAGGCAACCTTTGACAAAGACGGCTACTGGTGGTTTGTGGGCCGGGCTGACGATGTCATCAAAAGCAGTGATTACCGGGTGGGCCCCTTTGAGGTGGAAAGCGCACTGATAGAGCACCCCGCCGTCATGGAGACGGCTGTGGTGGGCGTGCCGGATCCCAAACGTCACCAACTGGTAAAGGCCTTTGTCATTCTGGTACCGGGCCAGAAACCTTCAAAGGACCTGGCACTGGAACTGTTCAAGCACACCATTGAAGCACTGGCCAAATTTAAAATCCCCAGGATCATTGAGTTTGTGGAGGTCCTGCCCAAGACCATCTCCGGTAAAATCCGGCGTATAGAGCTTCGGGAAAATGAGGAGAGCAAAACCGCCGGACAGGAAACTGAATTCTTTTATCATCAGTTTCCTGAATTAAGCTCAAGAAACAAATGA
- the cfa gene encoding cyclopropane fatty acyl phospholipid synthase — translation MQGEKAQQIVKSILKPMDIQINGNRPWDIQIHNPLFYQRIMSGGSLALGESYMDGWWDCNALDEFFKRILEFKLDKKVKSLKPVILWEMLKARVMNVQNKTRAFIIGQRHYDIGNALFKIMLDEGLNYSCGYWYNADNLDEAQTGKLDLICRKIGLKPGMKVLDIGCGWGGFAKYAARTYAVNVKGVTVSKEQAEYAREQCKNLDVEIELTDYRNLNEKYDRIVSIGMFEHVGWKNYRTFMKVVHRCLNDDGLFLLHTIAGNTPAKETDPWINAYIFPNSMLPSPSQVSQAAEGLFILEDLHSIGRYYDKTLMAWYENFTQNWNSIKDQYDMRFFRMWTYYLLSCAASFRTRRNQLLQFVFSKKGIDRVFRSEGELFL, via the coding sequence ATGCAAGGAGAAAAAGCGCAGCAGATTGTCAAATCCATCCTCAAACCAATGGATATCCAGATCAATGGAAATCGCCCCTGGGATATTCAGATCCACAATCCCCTGTTTTACCAAAGAATCATGTCGGGAGGCTCTTTGGCCCTGGGGGAAAGCTATATGGATGGCTGGTGGGATTGCAACGCTCTGGATGAATTTTTCAAAAGAATTCTTGAATTTAAGCTGGACAAAAAGGTCAAATCCCTGAAGCCGGTCATTCTCTGGGAAATGCTTAAAGCCCGGGTGATGAATGTCCAAAACAAAACCCGGGCGTTCATCATCGGACAACGCCATTACGATATCGGCAATGCCCTGTTTAAAATCATGCTGGATGAAGGGCTCAACTATTCTTGCGGATATTGGTACAATGCCGATAATCTGGATGAGGCCCAGACTGGAAAGCTGGATCTGATCTGCCGGAAGATCGGCCTTAAACCCGGAATGAAGGTTCTGGATATCGGATGCGGCTGGGGCGGATTCGCAAAATATGCGGCCCGGACCTACGCGGTAAACGTCAAGGGGGTCACCGTTTCAAAAGAGCAGGCGGAATATGCCCGGGAACAGTGCAAAAACCTTGATGTGGAAATTGAACTGACCGACTACCGCAACTTAAACGAAAAATACGACAGGATTGTTTCCATCGGCATGTTTGAACACGTGGGATGGAAAAATTACAGAACCTTTATGAAGGTGGTCCATCGCTGTTTGAACGATGACGGGCTGTTCCTTTTGCACACCATCGCCGGAAACACCCCGGCCAAAGAAACGGATCCCTGGATCAACGCGTATATCTTCCCCAACTCCATGCTCCCCTCACCCAGTCAGGTGTCCCAAGCCGCAGAAGGCTTATTTATTCTTGAAGACCTGCATAGCATTGGCCGTTATTATGACAAAACCCTCATGGCCTGGTATGAAAACTTCACCCAAAACTGGAACTCAATCAAAGATCAATACGACATGCGTTTTTTCCGCATGTGGACCTATTACCTACTCTCCTGTGCAGCCAGTTTCAGGACCCGGCGGAATCAGCTGCTGCAGTTTGTCTTTTCAAAAAAGGGAATTGACCGGGTGTTCCGCAGCGAAGGGGAATTGTTCCTATAG
- a CDS encoding DUF4198 domain-containing protein, which produces MKKALITAGFMFLVIILTAVTAQAHYGMVIPSDNMVMPDDDRTVHITASFSHPFEGVGMELVTPKVFAVRANGETQDLLGALTQAKVMDHTAWKTDYKLKRPGVYMFYMEPQPYWEPAEDCFIIHYTKTVVTAFGDDEGWDQEIGLKTEIVPLSKPFAQYAGNIFQGIVKLDGKAVPYTEVEVEYYNEDGKSEAPTDYMVTQTIKADGNGIFTYAAPKAGWWGFAALNEADFTLKADGQDKGVELGAVIWVKFEDWKNR; this is translated from the coding sequence ATGAAAAAAGCACTGATCACAGCAGGCTTCATGTTTCTTGTTATTATCTTGACTGCCGTAACTGCCCAGGCACACTACGGAATGGTTATCCCTTCGGATAACATGGTCATGCCCGATGACGACCGCACCGTTCATATCACAGCCTCTTTTTCCCATCCCTTTGAAGGGGTCGGAATGGAACTTGTTACCCCCAAGGTATTTGCCGTGCGCGCAAACGGTGAGACACAGGATCTTCTAGGCGCGTTGACACAGGCAAAGGTCATGGACCACACCGCCTGGAAAACAGATTACAAATTAAAACGCCCCGGCGTATATATGTTCTATATGGAACCCCAACCCTATTGGGAACCTGCCGAAGACTGTTTTATCATTCATTACACCAAAACCGTAGTAACCGCCTTTGGTGATGACGAAGGCTGGGACCAGGAAATCGGCCTGAAAACTGAAATCGTGCCCCTATCCAAGCCCTTTGCCCAGTATGCCGGAAATATATTCCAGGGCATCGTGAAGCTGGACGGCAAGGCGGTCCCGTACACAGAAGTTGAGGTGGAATACTACAACGAAGACGGAAAATCCGAAGCCCCCACCGATTATATGGTGACCCAGACCATCAAGGCCGACGGCAACGGTATTTTCACCTATGCGGCACCCAAGGCCGGCTGGTGGGGATTTGCGGCGCTCAATGAAGCGGATTTTACCCTGAAAGCGGACGGGCAGGATAAAGGTGTTGAATTAGGCGCTGTTATCTGGGTAAAATTCGAAGACTGGAAAAATAGATAG
- the cbiM gene encoding cobalt transporter CbiM gives MHISEGVLSAPVLGAGMALAVAGTAIGLKQLKEDKIPQAAILSAAFFVASLIHVPVGPSSVHLILNGILGLMLGWVAFPSILIALLLQGVLFQFGGITTLGVNTVIMATPAVVCYYLFSGFVLKSGAISYAASFACGFLSVFFSGLLVGSALMFTQESFIEVAWAVVVAHLPVMFIEGLVAVFCVGFLKKVQPELLPRWADAQQQAAMAPGTAMVEKQI, from the coding sequence ATGCATATTTCAGAAGGTGTTCTTTCCGCGCCGGTTTTAGGGGCCGGGATGGCGCTGGCCGTTGCCGGTACCGCCATTGGTTTAAAACAACTCAAAGAAGATAAAATCCCCCAGGCCGCTATTTTGTCGGCTGCTTTTTTTGTGGCGTCCCTGATTCATGTGCCTGTCGGGCCTTCCAGCGTTCATCTGATTCTCAATGGAATTCTCGGCCTGATGCTCGGATGGGTCGCCTTCCCCTCTATTCTGATTGCGTTGCTGCTCCAGGGGGTGCTGTTCCAGTTCGGGGGCATCACCACCCTGGGGGTCAACACGGTAATCATGGCAACACCTGCGGTGGTCTGCTATTACCTGTTTTCAGGATTTGTCCTCAAGTCGGGTGCGATATCCTATGCCGCATCCTTTGCCTGTGGATTTTTGAGCGTATTTTTCAGCGGGTTGCTGGTGGGCTCAGCCTTAATGTTTACCCAGGAAAGTTTTATAGAGGTGGCCTGGGCCGTAGTTGTAGCCCATCTTCCGGTGATGTTCATCGAGGGCCTTGTGGCGGTTTTCTGTGTTGGTTTTCTTAAAAAGGTCCAGCCCGAACTTCTGCCCAGATGGGCGGATGCACAACAGCAGGCCGCAATGGCCCCCGGAACGGCAATGGTTGAAAAGCAAATATAA
- the cbiQ gene encoding cobalt ECF transporter T component CbiQ has translation MIEEIFASGHSFIHKIDPRCRVVAATLLCFVIALGHTIPMLWTGLGFSVMLVLWARLNLILVFRRLIVIWGFLLFLWAVLPFTYDGDVVWRIGKLGATQQGIDLCTQISIKSNAILLVFIALVATMDFSTLGYVLNFFKIHRKLVHLLLLTYRYIFVIEQEYRRLVRAAKLRCFRPGTNVHTYQTYAYLCGMLFVRASARAQRVYNAMKCRGFAGRFTCLHEFALSPADKIWTLAALCATAGLIFMEIRL, from the coding sequence ATGATTGAAGAAATATTTGCCTCCGGCCATTCATTTATTCACAAAATAGATCCCAGATGCAGGGTGGTTGCAGCCACCCTGCTCTGCTTTGTTATTGCATTAGGCCATACAATTCCCATGCTCTGGACGGGACTTGGGTTTTCTGTGATGCTTGTGCTGTGGGCAAGATTAAACCTGATCCTGGTGTTCCGGCGTTTAATTGTGATCTGGGGATTCCTGCTTTTTTTGTGGGCAGTTTTACCCTTTACCTATGACGGCGATGTGGTTTGGAGAATCGGAAAGCTGGGTGCCACCCAACAGGGCATTGACCTGTGCACACAAATCAGCATTAAATCCAATGCCATTCTGCTGGTGTTCATTGCCCTGGTCGCCACCATGGATTTCAGCACCCTGGGCTATGTCTTGAATTTTTTTAAAATCCACCGAAAACTTGTGCACCTGCTACTGCTGACCTACCGCTATATTTTTGTTATTGAGCAGGAGTACCGGCGCCTGGTCCGGGCGGCAAAACTGCGCTGTTTTCGACCCGGGACCAACGTGCACACCTACCAGACCTATGCCTATCTTTGCGGCATGCTCTTTGTCCGGGCATCAGCCCGGGCCCAAAGGGTTTACAATGCCATGAAATGCAGGGGATTTGCAGGCCGTTTTACCTGTCTGCATGAATTTGCCCTCTCCCCTGCAGACAAAATATGGACTTTAGCAGCCCTTTGTGCCACAGCCGGCCTGATTTTTATGGAGATCCGTTTATGA
- a CDS encoding ABC transporter ATP-binding protein, with product MTTSPPILRLENICFSYPGQGRVLDHLSLEINPGDRIGLVGPNGSGKTTLFHIIMGLLAPSSGTIEFFGKTVKTEKDFREVYKKVGLMFQDADDQLFSPTVLEDVAFGPLNLGKSKSEARTIAQYTLERLGIAHFENRVTHKLSGGEKRLVALATVLSMEPELLLLDEPSTGLDERTKSGLVEVLNRLDLSYILISHESDFMSQITDTMFMMENGQLKKDAHIHSYIHTHPNPGQQH from the coding sequence ATGACAACATCCCCACCCATCCTGCGCCTTGAAAACATCTGTTTCAGCTACCCGGGTCAGGGGCGGGTTTTAGACCATCTAAGCCTTGAGATCAACCCCGGGGACCGCATCGGGCTAGTGGGTCCCAACGGCAGCGGAAAAACCACCTTGTTTCATATTATCATGGGGTTGCTTGCTCCATCTTCGGGCACCATTGAATTTTTCGGCAAAACAGTAAAAACCGAAAAAGATTTCCGGGAGGTATACAAAAAAGTGGGCCTGATGTTCCAAGATGCGGATGACCAGTTGTTCAGCCCGACGGTTTTGGAGGATGTGGCCTTTGGGCCGCTGAATTTAGGCAAATCAAAGTCCGAAGCCCGAACCATTGCCCAATACACCCTGGAACGGTTGGGCATCGCCCATTTTGAAAACCGGGTGACCCACAAACTGTCCGGCGGGGAAAAGCGGCTGGTGGCCCTGGCCACGGTGCTTTCCATGGAGCCGGAACTCTTGCTTTTAGACGAACCCAGCACAGGCCTGGATGAACGGACAAAATCCGGTCTGGTTGAGGTATTGAACCGCCTTGACCTCTCATATATCCTGATCTCCCATGAAAGTGATTTCATGTCACAGATTACCGACACCATGTTCATGATGGAAAACGGTCAATTAAAAAAAGATGCCCATATCCACAGCTACATCCATACACATCCCAACCCCGGGCAGCAGCATTGA